The following coding sequences are from one Betaproteobacteria bacterium window:
- a CDS encoding histidine kinase, translated as MRFWRSSPWEPNWRSLQYFNLYRLVVVALLAAGLWFSPSWMGVFWLAPQGSLAWLAALYALVVGAGLSSALVWQRRFNVQLSAQVAVDVLAVNGAMYAAGGVSSGFGIVFLVSLAAASLVGRGHLVLFYAALATLALLSMQAYGVLTAGFDIGSFVQAGFLSAGFFATAILARLLGQRAMAEEALARRRGVELENQSRISQQIVARVLDGVLVVAGDGRVLRSNPVAAALLGEDFGAHRPLAYYSRALAEAFEAWRRGEGEAETSVVAEGGESLGVRFEATDSSDREALVFLEDIGRVHERAEQLKLAALGRLTASIAHEIRNPLAAISHAGELLREERRGEMQERLLRILNDNVGRLDRIVQDVLDLGRRDRAQAEALPLDTVLAQFAAEFCEADDLPPDLISVGSDAGLVLCFDRSHLHQVLWNLVANAVAHSRRLAGSVEINARPGDEPGQVELHVIDDGPGVPAELRGQVFEPFFTTRASGTGLGLFIARELCEANGASLDLGPEAGYGHFIVSGRYDTCQQDVPSAGFAAN; from the coding sequence ATGAGATTCTGGCGCTCTTCTCCCTGGGAGCCCAACTGGCGTTCGCTCCAGTATTTCAATCTCTATCGTCTGGTCGTCGTTGCCCTTCTGGCTGCCGGTCTCTGGTTCTCGCCTTCCTGGATGGGAGTCTTCTGGCTTGCCCCGCAGGGCAGCCTGGCGTGGCTGGCGGCGCTTTACGCCCTCGTGGTCGGCGCTGGGCTGTCGTCGGCCCTCGTCTGGCAGCGGCGTTTCAACGTTCAGCTCTCGGCCCAGGTTGCGGTCGATGTGCTGGCGGTCAATGGCGCCATGTACGCAGCCGGAGGGGTGTCCAGCGGCTTCGGCATCGTGTTCCTGGTTTCTCTCGCGGCGGCCAGTCTGGTGGGCCGCGGCCATCTGGTCCTCTTCTACGCCGCCCTCGCCACCCTTGCCCTGCTGTCGATGCAGGCCTACGGCGTCCTGACGGCGGGCTTCGATATCGGTTCCTTCGTGCAGGCCGGCTTTCTTTCGGCGGGGTTCTTCGCCACGGCGATCCTGGCCCGGCTCCTGGGGCAGAGGGCGATGGCGGAAGAGGCGCTGGCGCGCCGCCGGGGGGTCGAACTGGAAAACCAGAGTCGCATCAGCCAGCAGATCGTCGCCCGGGTACTGGACGGCGTGCTGGTGGTGGCCGGGGACGGGCGGGTGCTGCGCAGCAACCCGGTGGCGGCGGCGCTCCTGGGCGAGGATTTCGGCGCCCATCGGCCCCTGGCCTACTATTCCCGTGCGCTTGCCGAGGCCTTCGAAGCCTGGCGCCGGGGCGAGGGGGAGGCGGAAACGAGCGTCGTCGCCGAAGGGGGAGAGTCCCTGGGGGTGCGCTTCGAGGCCACCGACAGCAGCGACCGGGAAGCGCTGGTTTTCCTGGAGGATATCGGTCGGGTCCATGAACGGGCGGAGCAGCTGAAACTCGCGGCCCTGGGGCGCCTGACGGCGAGCATCGCCCACGAGATCCGCAATCCCCTGGCCGCCATATCCCATGCCGGAGAACTGCTGCGCGAAGAGCGCCGCGGGGAGATGCAGGAGCGCCTTTTGCGTATCCTCAACGACAACGTGGGGCGGCTCGACCGCATCGTGCAGGATGTTCTCGACCTGGGCCGCCGTGACCGCGCCCAGGCCGAGGCGCTGCCCCTGGATACCGTACTCGCCCAGTTCGCCGCCGAGTTTTGCGAGGCCGACGACCTGCCGCCGGATCTGATTTCCGTCGGTAGCGATGCCGGACTGGTGCTTTGCTTCGATCGGTCCCACCTGCACCAGGTGTTGTGGAATCTGGTGGCCAATGCGGTGGCCCATTCGCGGCGACTGGCCGGCAGCGTCGAGATCAACGCTCGCCCCGGCGACGAGCCGGGGCAGGTAGAATTGCACGTCATCGACGACGGGCCTGGCGTCCCGGCCGAGTTGCGGGGGCAGGTGTTCGAGCCCTTCTTCACCACCCGCGCCTCGGGGACCGGGCTGGGGCTCTTCATCGCCCGGGAGCTCTGCGAGGCCAACGGTGCGAGTCTCGATCTGGGGCCCGAGGCCGGGTATGGTCATTTCATCGTGAGCGGGAGGTACGATACGTGTCAGCAGGACGTTCCGAGCGCCGGGTTCGCGGCGAACTGA
- a CDS encoding mannose-1-phosphate guanylyltransferase/mannose-6-phosphate isomerase — translation MKLQPVVLSGGSGTRLWPLSREKYPKQLLPLCGPQSMLQATVARMDGLPDLGDPILVCNEEHRFVVAEQVRLLGKRGRVVLEPAGRNTAPALTLAALFAVRDGADPILVVMPADHAILDEAAFRAAVGHAAQLAEAGMAVTFGITPDCPETGYGYIRRGAALAAGSAGFRLDAFVEKPNRATAEAYLDSGDYLWNSGIFVLKASVWLAALERCRPDILAACRNALDDCRDDDVFVRVGAAAFAACPSDSIDYAVMERLTQGSADLPPGAVIPLSAGWSDVGAWDSLWKVLPKDEAGNATRGDTLLEGCRDTLVVSEGRLVACVGVANLVVVETDDAVLVAHHDATQDVKKVVDRLKASGRSVAQWHRKVHRPWGWYDGVDAGERFQVKRISVKPGAALSLQMHHHRAEHWIVVQGTARVTRGDEILLVSENQSTYIPLGTTHRLENPGKVPLEMIEVQSGSYLGEDDIVRFEDTYGRN, via the coding sequence ATGAAACTACAACCCGTCGTTCTTTCCGGTGGATCCGGAACCCGCCTCTGGCCCCTCTCCCGGGAGAAATACCCCAAGCAGCTCCTGCCCCTGTGCGGCCCTCAGTCGATGCTGCAAGCCACCGTGGCGCGCATGGACGGGCTGCCGGATCTGGGCGACCCCATCCTGGTCTGCAACGAGGAGCACCGCTTCGTCGTCGCCGAGCAGGTGCGGCTCCTGGGCAAACGGGGCCGCGTCGTCCTCGAGCCCGCCGGCCGCAACACGGCTCCTGCCCTGACCCTGGCCGCCCTCTTCGCCGTGCGCGACGGGGCCGATCCCATTCTGGTCGTCATGCCGGCCGACCACGCCATCCTGGACGAAGCCGCCTTCCGCGCGGCCGTAGGTCATGCCGCCCAACTCGCCGAAGCCGGCATGGCGGTCACCTTCGGCATCACCCCCGATTGCCCCGAGACGGGCTACGGCTATATCCGTCGCGGCGCCGCCCTGGCCGCGGGCAGTGCGGGCTTTCGCCTGGACGCCTTCGTCGAGAAGCCCAACCGGGCCACCGCCGAAGCCTATCTGGATAGCGGCGACTACCTCTGGAACAGCGGCATCTTCGTCCTCAAGGCCTCCGTCTGGCTCGCCGCCCTGGAGCGCTGCCGCCCCGACATCCTGGCCGCCTGCCGCAACGCCCTGGACGATTGCCGCGACGACGATGTCTTCGTACGCGTGGGCGCAGCCGCCTTCGCCGCCTGCCCCTCCGATTCCATCGACTACGCCGTCATGGAACGCCTCACCCAGGGCAGCGCCGATCTGCCGCCGGGAGCGGTCATTCCCCTTTCCGCCGGCTGGTCCGATGTGGGCGCCTGGGACTCCCTGTGGAAAGTCCTGCCCAAGGACGAAGCCGGTAACGCCACCCGCGGAGACACCCTTCTGGAGGGCTGCCGCGACACCCTGGTCGTCTCCGAGGGCCGACTGGTGGCCTGCGTCGGTGTCGCCAACCTGGTGGTGGTGGAAACCGACGACGCCGTCCTGGTGGCCCATCACGACGCCACCCAGGACGTCAAGAAGGTGGTCGATCGCCTCAAGGCCTCGGGCCGGAGCGTCGCCCAGTGGCACCGCAAGGTGCATCGCCCCTGGGGCTGGTACGACGGGGTCGATGCCGGGGAACGCTTCCAGGTGAAGCGCATCTCGGTCAAACCCGGCGCCGCCCTGTCGCTCCAGATGCACCACCATCGCGCCGAGCACTGGATCGTCGTGCAGGGCACCGCCCGCGTCACCCGGGGCGACGAAATTCTGCTGGTGAGCGAGAACCAATCGACCTACATCCCCCTGGGCACCACCCACCGCCTGGAGAACCCGGGCAAGGTGCCCCTGGAGATGATCGAAGTCCAGTCCGGCAGCTACCTCGGCGAGGACGACATCGTCCGCTTCGAGGACACCTACGGTCGCAACTGA
- the galE gene encoding UDP-glucose 4-epimerase GalE: MILVTGGTGYIGSHTVVELLAAGEEVLILDNLCNSTAGVVDRIAGIAGRRPALVVGDIRDAALLTRLLREHPVRAVMHFAGLKAVGESVQEPLAYYDNNVAGTLRLLEAMDQTGVRKLVFSSSATVYGDPHSLPIQEHFPLQATNPYGRTKLHIEEMLRDLSRADPRWQIAILRYFNPVGAHPSGLIGESPQGVPNNLMPYVTQVALGLRSQVNVFGQDYPTPDGTGVRDFIHVVDLARGHLAALAKLSPQHPMLCVNLGTGRGYSVLELIAALERASGRPVPYRIADRRPGDIAACYADPTLARELLGWQAQLGLEAMCEDAWRWQSASPAAEPTQSR; this comes from the coding sequence ATGATCCTGGTAACCGGCGGTACCGGCTACATCGGCTCCCACACGGTGGTGGAACTGCTTGCCGCCGGCGAGGAGGTGCTCATCCTCGACAACCTGTGCAACAGCACGGCGGGAGTCGTCGACCGCATCGCAGGCATCGCCGGCCGCCGGCCGGCCCTGGTGGTGGGCGACATCCGCGACGCCGCCTTGCTGACCCGCCTGTTGCGGGAGCACCCCGTCCGGGCCGTGATGCACTTCGCCGGACTGAAGGCAGTAGGCGAATCGGTGCAGGAACCCCTCGCTTACTACGACAATAACGTGGCCGGCACCCTGCGGCTGCTGGAGGCCATGGACCAGACCGGGGTCAGGAAGCTGGTTTTCAGTTCCTCGGCCACGGTCTATGGCGATCCCCACAGCCTCCCCATCCAGGAACACTTCCCGCTCCAGGCCACCAATCCCTACGGCCGCACCAAGCTGCACATCGAGGAAATGCTGCGCGACCTGAGTCGGGCGGACCCCCGGTGGCAGATCGCCATCCTGCGCTACTTCAATCCCGTCGGCGCCCATCCCAGCGGCCTCATCGGCGAATCGCCCCAGGGTGTTCCCAACAACCTCATGCCCTACGTCACCCAGGTGGCCCTGGGCCTGCGGTCCCAGGTGAATGTCTTCGGCCAGGACTACCCCACCCCGGACGGCACCGGCGTACGGGATTTCATCCACGTGGTCGACCTCGCCCGGGGACACCTGGCCGCCCTGGCCAAACTCTCCCCGCAGCACCCGATGCTCTGCGTCAACCTGGGCACCGGCCGGGGCTACAGCGTCCTGGAACTCATCGCCGCCCTGGAGCGGGCCAGCGGCCGCCCGGTGCCCTACCGCATCGCCGACCGGCGTCCGGGGGATATCGCCGCCTGTTACGCCGATCCCACGCTGGCGCGGGAACTCCTGGGGTGGCAGGCGCAACTCGGGCTTGAGGCCATGTGCGAAGACGCCTGGCGCTGGCAGTCGGCAAGTCCCGCTGCCGAGCCCACGCAGTCCAGATGA
- a CDS encoding HprK-related kinase A produces MPSTVRTFVVRIPPVTVRVRSDLAPVAAHLTRFYAERLLPADSAVFCDFDIALMAAGGLRRFWRPQVSFLLDGQDPFLPLPVEQAPPLLEWGLNWCMASRPLGYLAIHAAVVARGAEALVLPGFPGAGKSTLCSSLVFLDGWRLLSDELALLDPATVSLAPHPRPINLKNRSIDIVSAFPGSRLSPRYHDTRKGTVALAAPPADSLARGEDPAYCRWVVFPTFIDEGEPWCEPISRAESFALIAEQSFNKERMGVTGFTALAAMLDGAACYQIGYRSTAEALDLIARIRRGEAP; encoded by the coding sequence ATGCCTTCCACCGTGCGGACCTTTGTCGTCCGCATCCCGCCGGTGACGGTACGGGTGCGATCCGACCTGGCCCCCGTCGCAGCCCACCTGACCCGCTTCTACGCCGAACGTCTGCTGCCCGCTGACAGCGCGGTGTTCTGCGACTTCGACATCGCCCTGATGGCCGCCGGGGGGCTGCGGCGTTTCTGGCGCCCCCAGGTCAGCTTTCTCCTGGACGGCCAGGATCCCTTCCTGCCCCTGCCGGTCGAGCAGGCCCCCCCCTTGCTCGAATGGGGACTCAACTGGTGCATGGCCAGCCGACCCCTGGGGTATCTGGCCATCCACGCCGCCGTGGTCGCCCGCGGCGCAGAGGCCCTTGTCCTGCCCGGCTTTCCAGGGGCCGGCAAGAGCACCCTCTGCTCGTCCCTGGTATTCCTCGACGGCTGGCGCCTCCTGTCCGACGAACTCGCGCTGCTGGACCCGGCCACCGTTTCCCTCGCGCCGCATCCGCGGCCGATCAACCTGAAGAATCGCTCCATCGATATCGTCAGCGCCTTTCCGGGCAGCCGACTCAGCCCCCGCTACCACGACACCCGCAAAGGCACCGTGGCCCTGGCCGCCCCCCCGGCCGATTCCCTGGCCCGGGGCGAAGATCCGGCCTACTGCCGCTGGGTCGTCTTTCCCACCTTCATCGACGAGGGCGAGCCCTGGTGCGAGCCGATTTCCCGCGCCGAGAGTTTCGCCCTCATCGCCGAGCAGTCCTTCAACAAGGAGCGCATGGGGGTGACCGGGTTCACCGCCCTGGCGGCCATGCTCGACGGGGCCGCCTGCTATCAGATCGGCTACCGCTCCACTGCAGAAGCCCTCGATCTCATCGCCCGCATCCGTCGCGGAGAGGCCCCATGA
- a CDS encoding nucleotidyltransferase family protein yields the protein MSPEQPQRLLLDLLARPQAATSLTPGQWETLLCQARAANLIGTLAERVDAAGIPLPDGLARHLRGVAQLSARQRESVLWEAHLLDRCLAPLGIPVVLLKGSAYVLRQLPVARGRLFGDIDILVPREHLGAVEVAMMTAGWTSAKLHPYDQRYYRQWMHELPPMLNVRRGTILDIHHTLLPLTSRHHPDPALLFAAAEALPGFSCLRTPSPADLVIHSITHLFHEGEFHNGLRDLVDIDGLLRHFAARDAGFWDGLVPRARQLQLASPLFLGLHFAQHVLASPIPPAVLAAAAAAGAPSAPGLRLLETLFSHALRPQHPRCLGPMSGFALWLLYVRAHWLRMPPHLLTVHLTRKAWRSVFPEPERTRHDDEPGLPG from the coding sequence ATGAGCCCGGAGCAGCCCCAGCGCCTTCTCCTCGACCTCCTGGCCCGGCCCCAGGCCGCCACCTCCCTGACACCGGGGCAGTGGGAGACGCTGCTCTGCCAGGCCCGGGCCGCCAATCTCATCGGCACCCTGGCCGAGCGTGTCGACGCCGCCGGCATCCCCTTGCCCGACGGCCTGGCGCGCCACCTGCGCGGGGTGGCGCAGCTCAGCGCACGGCAGCGGGAATCGGTGCTTTGGGAAGCGCACCTCCTCGACCGCTGCCTCGCCCCCCTGGGTATTCCGGTCGTCCTCCTGAAGGGTTCGGCCTACGTGCTGCGGCAACTGCCGGTGGCCCGCGGCCGCCTGTTCGGGGACATCGACATCCTGGTGCCGCGGGAGCATCTGGGCGCGGTGGAGGTCGCCATGATGACCGCTGGCTGGACCTCGGCCAAGCTGCATCCCTACGACCAGCGCTACTACCGCCAGTGGATGCACGAACTCCCGCCCATGCTCAACGTCCGCCGCGGCACCATCCTCGACATCCATCACACCCTGCTGCCCCTCACCAGCCGCCATCATCCCGATCCGGCGCTGCTCTTTGCGGCGGCAGAGGCTCTTCCCGGGTTTTCCTGCCTGCGCACGCCCTCGCCCGCCGACCTGGTCATCCATAGCATCACCCACCTCTTCCACGAAGGCGAATTCCACAACGGCCTGCGCGACCTGGTGGACATCGATGGTCTGTTGCGCCATTTTGCGGCCAGGGATGCGGGCTTTTGGGACGGTCTGGTGCCACGAGCCAGGCAATTGCAACTGGCCTCCCCCCTCTTCCTGGGGCTCCATTTCGCGCAACACGTGCTGGCGAGCCCCATCCCCCCTGCGGTGCTGGCCGCGGCCGCAGCCGCGGGAGCGCCGTCGGCGCCAGGCCTGCGGCTCCTGGAGACCCTGTTTTCCCACGCCCTGCGGCCGCAGCATCCGCGTTGCCTGGGCCCGATGAGCGGCTTTGCCCTCTGGTTGCTTTACGTCCGGGCGCACTGGTTGCGCATGCCGCCCCATCTGCTGACCGTCCATCTCACCCGCAAGGCCTGGCGCAGCGTCTTCCCGGAACCGGAACGCACCCGGCACGACGACGAGCCGGGGCTGCCCGGCTGA
- a CDS encoding trypsin-like peptidase domain-containing protein has translation MPAFAAGALPDTVARIKPSVVAVGNYKALAAPPFTLRGTGFAVGDGRHIVTNAHVVAVLAGEEGASLAVQVAGASEGGGQLRRARVIVEDKAHDLAVLEIDGSPLPPVVLGRAETVREGQEIAFTGFPIGSVLGFFPVSHRGIVSAIPPIVLPAANARGLNAQVIRRTQAGAFRIFQLDAVAYPGNSGSPVYDVESGEVIGVINMVFVKATRESALSQPSGITYAIPVNHLQSLLEERGR, from the coding sequence ATGCCGGCTTTCGCGGCGGGGGCTTTGCCCGATACCGTCGCCCGCATCAAGCCTTCCGTCGTGGCGGTGGGGAATTACAAGGCCCTCGCCGCGCCGCCCTTCACCCTGCGGGGGACCGGATTCGCCGTGGGCGACGGGCGGCACATCGTCACCAATGCCCATGTGGTCGCGGTACTGGCCGGCGAGGAAGGCGCTTCCCTCGCCGTTCAGGTGGCCGGGGCCTCCGAGGGAGGGGGGCAATTACGGCGTGCACGGGTCATCGTCGAAGACAAGGCCCACGATCTCGCCGTCCTGGAAATTGACGGATCGCCCCTGCCGCCCGTCGTTCTGGGCCGGGCCGAGACGGTGCGCGAGGGGCAGGAAATCGCCTTCACGGGCTTTCCCATCGGGTCTGTCCTGGGCTTCTTCCCCGTTTCCCACCGGGGCATCGTTTCGGCGATTCCCCCCATCGTCCTCCCTGCGGCGAATGCCCGTGGTCTCAACGCCCAGGTCATCAGACGTACCCAGGCCGGCGCGTTCCGTATTTTCCAGCTCGACGCCGTGGCTTACCCGGGCAATAGCGGGAGCCCGGTGTACGACGTCGAAAGCGGTGAAGTGATCGGCGTCATCAATATGGTCTTCGTCAAGGCCACCCGCGAATCCGCCCTGAGCCAGCCCTCTGGCATCACCTACGCCATCCCCGTCAATCATCTGCAATCCCTGCTCGAGGAACGGGGGCGGTAG
- a CDS encoding transglycosylase SLT domain-containing protein, which yields MLYGRRASLVRRWAGLGMALALACGGAAASESLSSHKGELLRSQARAYEHGEGVARDVAEAVKLYCEASRLGDGEAQYSVGWIYANGRGVQRDDELAAYFFRLAADQGHAHAQRMLRFFGDIASKKPECMIDPAPPEDMAGEEIIANATLEARKVYELVARLAPQYGVYPRLALAVIRVESNFNPTAVSPKNAQGLMQLIPETSARFNVKKPFDPEDNIRGGLAYLRWLLAYFRGDVALVAAAYNAGEGAVNRYRGVPPYQETRGYVKRVVEFFRKEEHPFDPAVTDPSPELPRIRSSRLM from the coding sequence ATGCTTTACGGGCGGCGCGCATCCCTTGTCCGGCGATGGGCCGGACTGGGCATGGCGCTCGCCCTGGCCTGCGGCGGCGCCGCGGCGAGCGAAAGCCTCAGTTCCCACAAGGGCGAGTTGCTGCGTAGCCAGGCGCGGGCGTACGAGCATGGTGAAGGCGTTGCACGGGATGTCGCGGAGGCCGTAAAGCTTTACTGCGAGGCGTCCCGCCTTGGCGACGGCGAGGCCCAGTACAGCGTGGGCTGGATTTACGCCAACGGACGCGGGGTTCAGCGCGACGACGAGCTCGCGGCCTATTTCTTTCGCCTCGCCGCCGACCAGGGTCATGCGCACGCCCAGCGCATGCTGCGTTTCTTCGGCGATATCGCCAGCAAGAAGCCCGAGTGCATGATCGACCCCGCGCCGCCGGAAGACATGGCGGGCGAGGAGATCATCGCCAACGCCACGCTCGAGGCGCGCAAGGTCTACGAGTTGGTGGCGCGGCTGGCGCCGCAGTATGGCGTGTATCCGCGCCTTGCTCTCGCCGTGATCCGGGTCGAGTCCAACTTCAACCCGACGGCAGTCTCGCCCAAGAACGCCCAGGGGCTCATGCAACTGATCCCCGAAACTTCCGCCCGCTTCAACGTCAAGAAGCCCTTCGATCCGGAAGACAACATCCGCGGTGGTCTGGCTTATCTGCGCTGGTTGCTGGCCTATTTTCGCGGTGATGTCGCCCTCGTCGCGGCGGCGTACAACGCGGGTGAGGGGGCCGTGAATCGCTACCGTGGCGTGCCGCCTTACCAGGAAACCCGGGGCTACGTGAAGCGGGTCGTCGAGTTCTTCCGCAAGGAAGAACACCCCTTCGATCCCGCCGTGACCGACCCCTCGCCCGAACTTCCCCGCATCCGCAGCTCGCGGCTCATGTGA
- a CDS encoding nucleotide sugar dehydrogenase → MTTIAVVGLGYVGLPLAVEFGKKYRTLGFDLSAEKVAAYRRYEDPTGEVSSEDLRAATQLEVSTDPAIIREADFIVVAVPTPVDEAHQPDFSPLVGASEFVGSNLKRGATVVFESTVYPGATEEICIPIIEKLSGQKWKQDFFIGYSPERINPGDKERTVTKIVKVVSGDTPATLDLVARVYGDIITAGVYKASSIKVAEAAKVIENTQRDLNIALMNELAIIFDRIGIDTLEVLLAAGTKWNFLPFRPGLVGGHCIGVDPYYLTHKAEMLGYHPEVILAGRRINDGMGKFVAEQTIKHLVRNGWAVKGAPIVVLGLTFKEDCPDLRNSRVIDVIRELQSYGTEVLVHDPVADAAEARHEYGVDLVSWDSLPKAAAIVAAVSHKEIKTRPVADYMVKLQANGVVIDVKSQFDQAAFEAAGATLWRL, encoded by the coding sequence ATGACGACCATCGCTGTAGTAGGACTGGGTTACGTCGGGCTGCCGCTCGCCGTCGAGTTTGGCAAGAAATACCGCACGCTGGGTTTCGACCTGTCCGCGGAAAAGGTGGCGGCCTATCGCCGCTACGAGGATCCCACGGGTGAAGTGTCCAGCGAGGATCTGCGGGCCGCGACCCAACTCGAGGTGAGCACCGATCCGGCCATCATCCGCGAAGCGGATTTCATCGTCGTGGCGGTCCCGACACCCGTTGACGAGGCTCATCAGCCGGACTTCAGCCCCCTGGTGGGCGCTTCCGAGTTCGTGGGCAGCAACCTCAAGCGCGGAGCCACCGTCGTTTTCGAATCGACCGTCTATCCCGGCGCCACCGAGGAAATCTGCATCCCCATCATCGAGAAGCTGTCCGGCCAGAAATGGAAGCAGGACTTCTTCATCGGCTACTCGCCGGAGCGCATCAACCCGGGCGACAAGGAACGCACGGTCACCAAGATCGTCAAGGTCGTCTCCGGTGACACGCCCGCCACCCTCGATCTGGTGGCCCGTGTCTACGGCGACATCATTACCGCCGGTGTCTACAAGGCGTCCAGCATCAAGGTCGCCGAAGCCGCCAAGGTCATCGAGAACACCCAGCGCGACCTCAACATCGCCCTGATGAACGAACTGGCCATCATTTTCGACCGCATCGGCATCGATACCCTGGAAGTGCTCCTGGCCGCCGGAACCAAGTGGAACTTCCTGCCCTTCCGTCCCGGTCTGGTGGGCGGCCACTGTATCGGCGTCGACCCCTACTACCTGACCCACAAGGCCGAAATGCTCGGCTACCACCCCGAAGTGATCCTGGCCGGCCGGCGTATCAACGACGGCATGGGCAAGTTCGTCGCCGAACAGACCATCAAGCACCTGGTGCGCAATGGCTGGGCGGTCAAGGGTGCTCCCATCGTTGTCCTGGGCCTGACCTTCAAGGAGGATTGCCCCGATCTGCGCAATTCCCGCGTCATCGACGTGATTCGCGAGTTGCAGTCCTACGGGACCGAGGTTCTGGTGCACGATCCGGTGGCCGATGCCGCCGAGGCGCGCCACGAATACGGCGTCGACCTGGTTTCCTGGGATAGCCTGCCCAAGGCGGCGGCCATCGTGGCTGCGGTATCCCACAAGGAAATCAAGACGCGTCCGGTGGCGGACTACATGGTCAAGTTGCAGGCCAACGGCGTCGTCATCGACGTCAAGAGCCAGTTCGACCAGGCGGCCTTCGAGGCGGCCGGGGCGACCCTCTGGCGCCTGTGA